GACGAAAGCCTTCAAACTCGGCATTAGTATCGTCGGTGGTTGTTGCGGCACGAACCCTAGGCACATAAAAGCGTTGAAGACGGCCCTCACCCCCGACCCCTCTCCCTCTGGGAGAGGGGTGGAGCGTAGCGACGGGGTGAGGGCTGTTCGTTTTTCCAGCCGGACCAAGATGATCGCGCCGGACGGTTTTATCGCCGTCGGGGAGAAGATCAATCCGACCGGACGGAAACTCTTCCGGGAAGAGCTCAAGGCGGGTAAATTTAAAATTGTTCGGGCGGAAGCGGAGAACCAGACCAAACATGGGGCGACTCTGCTTGACGTCAACGTTTCGGTCGCTAAGATCGACGATGTCGCCGCGATGAAACAGGCGGTGATCATCGCGTCGACCGCTTCGCAGCAGCCTTTGTCGATCGACAGCCCCAATCCGGCGGCGCTGGAAGCCGGGCTGAAAGCCTTTTGCGGCCGGGGGTTGGTCAATTCAGTTAATGGTAAAGAAGAAAGCCTGAAAACAATTATTCCGCTGGCGAAAAAATACGGCGCCGCGCTGATCGGCCTGGTCCTCGACGACCAGGGGATACCGGAAACCGTCGACCAGAAAGTGGCGATCGCCGGGAAGATTATCAAAGCGACCGACGCGGCCGGGATCCCGCGCGATCAGGTCTTTATTGATAATCTGGCGATGACGGTCGGGGTCGGGATCAAAGGAGCGTTGGACACTTTGGCCGCTATCCCGATCGTTAAAGAGAAGTTTGGCGTCAGGACGATCCTGGGGGTGAGCAATGTTTCGCATGGGATGCCGAACCGCTCTAAACTTAATAATCTCTATTTGAAACTCTGCCTGCTTAATGGCCTTGATGCCGGGATCGTCGATATTACCGATCCGGCGACGAAAGAGGCGATTGAATTTGCCGCCAAGATAAAAGGGAAGGCTAAGGCGGAGGCCGAGGTTAAGTTGCTTGAGGAATTTAAGCGAGCGGCGGAGGAGAAGGGGGAAGCGGAACAGCGGGATACGAGCGCCAGCGCGGTTAAGCAGTATCCGGAAACGCTCGGCGGGATCGAAGCGGCGGTGATCGAAGGGGACAACGAGATAGTTGTCGATCTGACCGCAAAACTGCTGGCTAAAGGCGAAGCGCCGCAAAAGATCATCGATCAGGCGCTGGTCAAAGGGATGGAAAAGGTCGGGAAAGACTTCTCGGCCAAGAAAATCTTTCTGCCGCAAGTCATGGCTTCGGCCGAAGCGATGAAGGCCGGTTTCGCGATCTGCAAGGAACGGATCCCGGCGGGGGAAGTCAGGAAGGTCGGCAAGGTTATTTTGGCGACGGTCAAGGGGGATGTCCACGATATCGGCAAAAACATCGTCAAAATGATGCTGGAGAACCACGGGTTTGAAGTCCTGGATTTGGGGAAAGATGTTCCGTCCGAGACGATCCTGATCACCGCAAAACGGGAAAAGCCAAACGCCATCTGTCTTTCCGCTCTTCTGACGACGACGATGGTCGAGATGGAGCAGGTCGGCAAAGAGCTGAAAAAAGCCGGGCTTGATATTCCGATCATGGTTGGCGGGGCGGTCGTGACCGACGATTATGCCGAAGAGATCGGGGCCTTCTACAGCGCCGACGCGGTCGGGGCGGTTGACTTGGCGAAAAGATTGATCAAAAAGATCGGTTAATTAGTCGTTAGACATCTTAGTTAGCAATTGGTAAAATTAGGCCGTTCAAACGGGAGGGACATAATGGACAGGTTCAAGATCCTCGTTTTGATCACGGTCCTGCTTGTTGGCGCCGCTTTCGGCTGGTATTTTTACCAGCAGAAGCACAACGGGAAGTTGACCGCCTCCGGCACGATCGAAGGGACCGAAGTGACGGTCAGCAGTAAAGTGACCGGAAAAGTTTCCGTGATCCTGGTCGACGAAGGGTTGACCGTCAACGAGGGGGATGTTCTGGCTTCGATCGAAGCCGAAGAATTGGGGGAAGCCCTAAAAAGCGCCCAGGCCCGCTACAAGATCGCCAAAGATGATTTAGATCGCAGCCAACAGCTCTACCGCGATCGGATGATCAGCCAACAGCAGTACGAAGGGGCCGGGTCCTCCCTTGATATCGCCGCTGCCGCGTTGGAAATAGCCAGGCTCCAAGTTGAGAATACCACCATCACCGCGCCGATCTCCGGAATCGTCCTGGTCAAAGCGATCGAGCGGGGAGAACTGGCGACGATCGGTTCGCCGATCGCCACCCTGGCCGACCTGACTAAAGTCAAACTGACCGTTTACTTGCCGGAACAAAACATCGGTCAGGTTAATTTGGGCGAAGAAGTGAAAATATCGGTCGATTCTTTTCCCGGCGCAATCTTTGCCGGTCGGGTCGTTTATATCTCGGACCGGGCTGAATTTACCCCTAAATCGATCCAGACCAAAGAGGAGCGGACGACCCAGGTCTTCGCGATCAGGATCGAGATCCCCAACCCGGAACTTAAACTTAAGCCCGGGATGCCGGCGGACGCCGAGTTTCCATGGACTTCGCGATAACGACCAGCGGCCTGACAAAAAAATTCAACGGGCTGACCGCGGTTTCAAGCCTTGATCTGCAGGTTCGCTCCGGCGAGATTTTCGGCTTGGTCGGTCCCGACGGGGCCGGCAAGACCACCACTTTGCGGATGCTCTCGACCGCCATGGAGCAGTCGGATGGCGAGGCGCTGATCCTCGGCCTTAACGTGAAGACCGACGAAGAGCGGATCCGCGATAAGATCGGTTACATGCCCCAGCGTTTCAGCCTTTACCCCGATTTAACGGTTGATGAGAACATCGATTTTTACGCCGAGATCTACCAGGTGAAAAAAAGCGAGCTTCTGCCCCGCAAAAAACGATTGCTGGAATTTACCAACCTGGCGCCGTTCATCAAACGGCGCGGGGGCCAGTTGTCCGGCGGGATGCAAAAGAAGCTGGGCCTGGCTTGCAACCTGATCCACACGCCGGAAGTTCTCTTCCTTGATGAACCGACGACCGGGGTCGATCCAATCTCCCGGCGGGAGTTCTGGCGGATCCTTTACGGCTTGAGCGGCGTGACCATTATAGTTTCGACTCCTTACATGGACGAGGCGGAACGCTGTAATCGGGTCGGCCTCATCCGGGAAGGGCGGCTGCTGGTCTGCGACACCCCGGCGGAAGTTAAGCGCCGGGCCGGGGCCAAGACTTTGGAAGAGGCTTTTATCAATCTGGTTGAGGGGGCCGCGAAATGAGCGGCCCGGCGATCGAAGTCAAGGGGCTAAGCAAAAGATTCGGTTCTTTTACAGCGGTCGACACCATCAACTTTGACGTTAAGAAAGGCGAAATTTTCGGCTTCCTTGGGCCGAACGGCGCCGGTAAGACGACGACGATCCGGATGCTTTGCGGCTTGGTGACGCCGACCGGGGGGGAGGGGTTGGTTGGGGGGCTGGATATCCGGCGGCAGGGGGAAAAGATCAAGGAAAATATTGGCTATATGTCGCAGAAGTTTTCCCTTTACGATGACCTGACGGTCGGCGAGAACATCGATTTTTACGCCGGGATCTATCAGACTAAAAAAGAGACCCGGGCGGCCAAGAAGCGGTCGATTGTCGAACAGGCCGAACTGATCGGCAAAGAACGAGTTTTGACCGCGAATCTGGCCACCTCCATTAAACAACATTTGGCGCTGGGGTGCGCCCTGATCCATGAGCCGAGGATCGTTTTTCTCGACGAACCGACCGCCGGCGTCGATCCGCTTTCCCGGCGCAAGTTTTGGAATATTATTGATAATCTTTCCGCTCAAGGAGTGACGACGCTGGTCACCACCCATTACATGGACGAAGCGGAACGCTGCGATCGGATCGCTTTGATCAGCGATGGTCGGATCATCGCCTGCGATACGCCGGCGAAGCTGAAGAGCACGGCGATGAAAGGGGTGCTCCTGGAGATCGAGTGCGACGACGTCATGGCGGGGTTGGAGGTCATAAGGGGGCGGCCGATAATCCTCGACCTGACCCTCTACGGACTTTTTCTCCACGTCGTGGTGGAAAAAGAGAGCCAGGGGGCCGAATTGCGTGAAGTTTTGGTTAAAAATAAGATCGAGGTCCGGCGGATCGAGAAGATCATCCCGTCCTTGGAAGATGTCTTTGTTTTTATGGTCGAAGAGCAGGCCAGAAATAAAGCGCGGGGGGCCGGGCAATGATCAAACGATTGCTGCCGATCATGAAAAAGGAGTTCCGGCACCTGATCCGCGATCCGCGTTCGCTGGCGATCACGTTTTTTATGCCGGTCGTTCTGCTTTTCCTCTACAGCTACGCGGTCTCCTTTGACGTTAAGAACATTCCGACGGCGGTCTTCGACCAGGACCGGACCCCGGTCAGCCGCGATTTTATCGCCCGTTTCGCCAACAGCGGCTATTTCAATATTGAAGAATATTTGACCTCGGCCGGACAGTTCGGCGACCGCCTGGATCGGGGGCAAACCAAAGTCATCATTAATATCCCGCCCCGGTTCGGGGCCAAAGTCCAGGCGGGGGAAAAGGCCGAACTTCAGGTCTTGGTCGACGGGGCCGACCCGACCTGGGCCTCGTCGGCGATCGGTTACGTCAACGGGATCGCGCTGGAGTATTCCCAGGGCTTGATCGCTCCGATCCTGATCAAGCGGGGGATAAGGGGGCGGCTTGCCCAGCCGATCGAGCTGGTCTCGCGGATCTGGTACAACGAAACATTGCGCAGCCTCAATTTTTATCTCCCCGGCCTGATCTGTATCATTTTAATGCAAATGGCGGCGATCCTGACCTCTTTGACCATTGTTTCCGAAAAAGAACAGGGGACGCTGGAAGGGTTGGTGGTCAGTCCGGTCCGGAAAAACGAACTGATGCTGGGTAAAGTCATCCCTTACGTCGTCATCGCTTTTTTTGATATCATGATGATCACCGCCCTCGGGGTCTTTTGGTTCAAAGTCCCGCTCAAAGGCGATTTTTTTCTGTTGATCGTCAGTTCCTTCATTTTTCTGGTCGGCGCCATGGCGATTGGCGTCATGGTCTCGACGATCGCCAAGACCAGCCAGGAGGCGATGCAGGTCGCGACTTTCGCGACGATGCTTCCGTCGCTGCTCCTGTCCGGTTTTATTTTTCCAATTGAAAATATGCCCTGGCTTCTTCAGGGGATATCGTACCTGATACCGGCCCGGTACTATTTGCGCATCCTGCGCGATCTTTTCCTTAAAGGGGTCGGGATAAGCTCTTTTTGGCCCGACCTTTTGGGGCTGGCCGTTCTTTCGTTCGTTTTTATGTTTATCAGTGTCCGGCTTTTTAAAAAGAGGATTGAATGATGTTCGACGGCCGTTTGTTCCATTTCATCAAAAAAGAATTTATCCAGCTGCTGCGGGATCCGCGCATGCTTTTTGTCGCCGTCATGTCCCCGCTCGTCCAGCTGACCGTTTTCGGCTACATCGCTTCGCTCGACATCAAGCATATCTCGACCGCGGTCTTTGACGAGGACCGCTCCGTCTACAGCCGGCAATATCTCGACAGCTATAAGAACTCCGGTTATTTCGACCTGAATTATTACGTCGATGATCAGCGGACGATGGTTTCGCTGCTTGATGACGGGCGCGTCAAACTTGCCCTGCGCGTGCCGCCCGGTTTCGGCCGGAAGGTGGTCCGGGGAGAGACGGCGGCCGTCCAGGCCGTTCTCGACGGCTCGAACTCTTCGACCGCCGCGGTCATTCAGGGGTACATCGGCCAGATCAATTTTAACAACGTCG
This window of the Candidatus Margulisiibacteriota bacterium genome carries:
- a CDS encoding homocysteine S-methyltransferase family protein, translated to MNKFLTELKKRILVIDGAMGTQLMERGIRPDDCFDAQNLKNPEAVYAVHKAYAEAGADILETNTFGANRIKLAEYGLADKVKEINEAAVKLARRAIGENGFVCGSIGPIGQLLEPMGGLTFDQAVETFAEQAKALAEAGADLICLETISDLQEMRAGVIAAKSVTSLPIIASMTYDEGETTVSGTTPEAAAVVLQALGADILSANCSAGPEGLLKVAERLLKVTNLPVMIMPNAGMPVLENGKAVYKMTPEEFAKHLTKAFKLGISIVGGCCGTNPRHIKALKTALTPDPSPSGRGVERSDGVRAVRFSSRTKMIAPDGFIAVGEKINPTGRKLFREELKAGKFKIVRAEAENQTKHGATLLDVNVSVAKIDDVAAMKQAVIIASTASQQPLSIDSPNPAALEAGLKAFCGRGLVNSVNGKEESLKTIIPLAKKYGAALIGLVLDDQGIPETVDQKVAIAGKIIKATDAAGIPRDQVFIDNLAMTVGVGIKGALDTLAAIPIVKEKFGVRTILGVSNVSHGMPNRSKLNNLYLKLCLLNGLDAGIVDITDPATKEAIEFAAKIKGKAKAEAEVKLLEEFKRAAEEKGEAEQRDTSASAVKQYPETLGGIEAAVIEGDNEIVVDLTAKLLAKGEAPQKIIDQALVKGMEKVGKDFSAKKIFLPQVMASAEAMKAGFAICKERIPAGEVRKVGKVILATVKGDVHDIGKNIVKMMLENHGFEVLDLGKDVPSETILITAKREKPNAICLSALLTTTMVEMEQVGKELKKAGLDIPIMVGGAVVTDDYAEEIGAFYSADAVGAVDLAKRLIKKIG
- a CDS encoding efflux RND transporter periplasmic adaptor subunit; this encodes MDRFKILVLITVLLVGAAFGWYFYQQKHNGKLTASGTIEGTEVTVSSKVTGKVSVILVDEGLTVNEGDVLASIEAEELGEALKSAQARYKIAKDDLDRSQQLYRDRMISQQQYEGAGSSLDIAAAALEIARLQVENTTITAPISGIVLVKAIERGELATIGSPIATLADLTKVKLTVYLPEQNIGQVNLGEEVKISVDSFPGAIFAGRVVYISDRAEFTPKSIQTKEERTTQVFAIRIEIPNPELKLKPGMPADAEFPWTSR
- a CDS encoding ABC transporter ATP-binding protein, translated to MDFAITTSGLTKKFNGLTAVSSLDLQVRSGEIFGLVGPDGAGKTTTLRMLSTAMEQSDGEALILGLNVKTDEERIRDKIGYMPQRFSLYPDLTVDENIDFYAEIYQVKKSELLPRKKRLLEFTNLAPFIKRRGGQLSGGMQKKLGLACNLIHTPEVLFLDEPTTGVDPISRREFWRILYGLSGVTIIVSTPYMDEAERCNRVGLIREGRLLVCDTPAEVKRRAGAKTLEEAFINLVEGAAK
- a CDS encoding ABC transporter ATP-binding protein; translation: MSGPAIEVKGLSKRFGSFTAVDTINFDVKKGEIFGFLGPNGAGKTTTIRMLCGLVTPTGGEGLVGGLDIRRQGEKIKENIGYMSQKFSLYDDLTVGENIDFYAGIYQTKKETRAAKKRSIVEQAELIGKERVLTANLATSIKQHLALGCALIHEPRIVFLDEPTAGVDPLSRRKFWNIIDNLSAQGVTTLVTTHYMDEAERCDRIALISDGRIIACDTPAKLKSTAMKGVLLEIECDDVMAGLEVIRGRPIILDLTLYGLFLHVVVEKESQGAELREVLVKNKIEVRRIEKIIPSLEDVFVFMVEEQARNKARGAGQ
- a CDS encoding ABC transporter permease, with product MIKRLLPIMKKEFRHLIRDPRSLAITFFMPVVLLFLYSYAVSFDVKNIPTAVFDQDRTPVSRDFIARFANSGYFNIEEYLTSAGQFGDRLDRGQTKVIINIPPRFGAKVQAGEKAELQVLVDGADPTWASSAIGYVNGIALEYSQGLIAPILIKRGIRGRLAQPIELVSRIWYNETLRSLNFYLPGLICIILMQMAAILTSLTIVSEKEQGTLEGLVVSPVRKNELMLGKVIPYVVIAFFDIMMITALGVFWFKVPLKGDFFLLIVSSFIFLVGAMAIGVMVSTIAKTSQEAMQVATFATMLPSLLLSGFIFPIENMPWLLQGISYLIPARYYLRILRDLFLKGVGISSFWPDLLGLAVLSFVFMFISVRLFKKRIE